From a region of the Lactuca sativa cultivar Salinas chromosome 4, Lsat_Salinas_v11, whole genome shotgun sequence genome:
- the LOC111887153 gene encoding LOW QUALITY PROTEIN: protein RICE SALT SENSITIVE 3 (The sequence of the model RefSeq protein was modified relative to this genomic sequence to represent the inferred CDS: inserted 1 base in 1 codon) → MEELSQSTVTHLLQHTLRSFCIHENSQWVYAVFWRILPRNYPPPKWDAQGGAYDRSRGNRRNWILAWEDGFCNFAASTAADSNSGDCQPYSSHEYQQYQGLQPELFFKMSHEIYNYGEGYLGKVAADHNHKWIFKEPTDQEINFLSTWNXSADSHPRTWEAQFQAGIKTIALVAVREGVIQLGSIHKVIEDLSYVVMLRKKLSYIESIPGVLLPHPSSSLYPFRPEGYNTPELWPFHGGSGGGSDLPAAYNQPLNITPSMSSLEALLSKLPSVVPVSSSPLAAPPFCEAAQPHFVAVSPEKEVVEEEEEEEIKDVGECSSSMSSYGHHHQHFQHHDINVSSCMTNNRY, encoded by the exons ATGGAGGAGCTAAGCCAATCAACAGTAACTCATCTTCTTCAACACACACTCAGAAGCttttgcattcatgaaaactCCCAGTGGGTTTATGCTGTTTTTTGGAGGATCTTACCTAGAAACTACCCTCCTCCCAA ATGGGATGCTCAAGGTGGAGCTTATGATAGGTCAAGAGGCAACCGAAGAAATTG GATCCTAGCATGGGAGGATGGTTTTTGTAATTTCGCAGCCTCAACCGCTGCAGACTCAAACTCCGGTGACTGTCAACCGTATTCTAGCCATGAGTACCAACAATATCAAGGCCTTCAACCGgagcttttcttcaaaatgtcccACGAAATTTACAATTACGGTGAAGGGTAT TTGGGGAAAGTAGCAGCAGATCACAATCATAAGTGGATTTTTAAAGAGCCTACTGATCAAGAAATAAATTTCTTGTCTACTTGGA ATTCAGCGGACTCA CATCCAAGGACATGGGAGGCTCAGTTTCAGGCCGGTATAAAG ACTATTGCTTTGGTTGCTGTTAGAGAAGGTGTTATCCAACTGGGATCAATTCACAAG GTGATTGAAGACTTGAGCTATGTggtgatgctaagaaagaaattGAGCTACATTGAGAGCATCCCAGGGGTACTACTACCACACCCATCGTCCTCACTATACCCATTCAGACCAGAAGGGTACAACACACCTGAACTATGGCCTTTCCATGGCGGCAGTGGTGGTGGCAGCGATTTACCTGCAGCTTACAATCAAccattgaacataactccttCCATGAGCAGCCTTGAGGCCCTCCTCTCAAAACTTCCATCAGTCGTTCCGGTTTCGTCTTCACCACTGGCGGCACCACCCTTTTGTGAGGCGGCACAGCCGCATTTCGTGGCGGTGTCACCGGAGAAGGAGGTggttgaggaggaggaggaagaggagaTAAAAGATGTCGGAGAGTGTAGCAGCTCAATGTCTTCTTATGGCCATCATCACCAGCATTTTCAACATCATGATATCAATGTAAGCAGTTGCATGACCAATAATAGGTATTAG